From Panthera uncia isolate 11264 chromosome D3 unlocalized genomic scaffold, Puncia_PCG_1.0 HiC_scaffold_8, whole genome shotgun sequence:
GTTGAGGGCCGCAAGGGGGACAGGCTGGTCTCGCAGCTGAAGCGGTTCCTGGAGGATGAGAAAAAGGCCATTGGTGAGGGGGACGTGGTCTGCCgagtgttggggggtggggctcaTCAGATAGTATTCTGTGGGGAAGCATCTAAGTCAGAACTTTGGGTTTTCTCCTCAGGCTTCTTTCCTACCCCCCATTCTGCCTGTGTCACTATCCACCTAGAGGCTTGGGCCTGCTGAAGTTGCCATCCTTGATCAAGCCTTTCCTGCACTCTACATATACTCTGTTGACAAGTTCTACTGCTCAGCCACCATGACTGACCTGACTGTCGACCCCTGGCACAGCCCCTGTACTACTTACtcctcagcctctctctgccAACTGTCTTGCCTCCTGATTCGGCCCGGCACATGACAGCCAGAGcaagcattttaaatataaatctgatGTTATTAGCCCTGCTCAAACCCTGCACAGGCTGCCCACTGCTGTGTCCACAGCACCTCAAGCCCAGTCTGTCTGCCCTTCTTCTCCTCTCTAAGACCTACTCTCCCATTCTCTGGCTCACCCACTCACCTGCCCCTCTGGCTCTGGCCACACTGATCTCTCAGCTTGCAGATCAAGGTCTTAATATATGTTTTCTCTATCTAGAAGATTTCCCTCCCCTTCTAGCTTACTCCTGCTCCACCTtagctcccccccacccaccatcccAGCATCACTGTCTTAGAGAATCCTGCTCTGACTCCCCAGCTAGTCAAAGACCTCTACCATATGGCCCCAGAGACTTTGGTCCACATTTCAGTACTAATCATGCTGTCATGAGTACAGGTTGTGTTACTGTTGGAGACCCTGGCTGTGCTGTGCCTGGCCGGTCACCACCGGCTTGGTCATCACTCTGAGCACAGCACCTGACACGTAGTGGATCTTCAGCAAGAACGGATTgagggaatgaaggaatgaaggatcTCGCGACCCAAAGGAGGGTGTCAGGAAGCATAGGCAAGGGGGTCCTGTGTGCCGGCTGGGCTGGTTGctgggagtgggcagagaggCAACCCCTCAGACCTGGTATGAAGCCCCTGCCCCATGGTTTTCTCCCTCCCAGGACACAATAACAAGGGCCAGCCCCACACCAGCTACTATCAGTATGGCCTGGGCATCCTGGCCCTGTGTGTTCACCAGAAGCGGCTCCATGACAGTGTGGTGGGAAAGCTCCTGTATGCCGTGGAACATGAACAGCATCTCCACCAGGGCCACCTCTCTGTGGGTGAGTGGGCTAGACCCTGCTAAAGCCAGGCTGGCACTCCTCCAGTCCCCAGCCCCAACTGAGGGCCTCTACCCCTTGGCCCAAGATCACCTTTCCTTGGGGCCCCTCCTCATGAGTCCCTTAGGAGTGAAATGGTGAGGACTCTTGAGTGTGGTACAGTGGTTGTGAGCCAGTGTTGGAGCTGAACTGAGATCCTGACCCCTGCTCTGTCACACACACTGATTGTAGGACACCCTGGGCAAGCCAGCTGGCCTTTATGGTTCAGCCTGTCCTGTAAAATAACCTCCCAGCAGTATCTTGATAGAAGATGCCTTATAAATAAAGGACTTAGATTGGTGCTTGGCACAGAGAAGTTCTGGATACATAGTTATGATCTTGTCATTATATGAGCTTGGAAGCCTGAGACATGGATTTTGGAACTGCTACCtcactatgtgaccttgggcttcCAGTGCCCTTTCTTGTCACTGTGATTCAGGGTCTCTTTCAGTTCTGGCATtctgtgagtgagtgtgtgtgcctCGCATAGGGTGGGGGTAGGATGGAGTAGGTTGGGAGGGCAAGGAGGTGCCCCAGAAAGAAGGCAGTAGGAAGCTTTCTCTGCCCGAGGCTTGTAGAAAAACCACTGTGGACACAGTAATCACCTTGGGGCCCAGGCAGCTCCCTGGACCGATTAAATCTAGCTGGAGGTAGACCCAGCTATCAGTGAGTTCCAGACTTCCCTGGTGATTTCAAAGGGCAGGCAGGTTTGGGAATGAGTGGTGTAAGATAAAGTCCTCTTGGATCTCTCTCCTCCAGGTTCTCTCCCTAACCTCTAACCCTTAAATAATAGACAGGGGTAGGGTGACTTATCATCCCCATTTGCCTGGAACTAAGGGGCTTCCAGGACTCTGGACTTACAGTGGCCAAACTGAGCAAACTCTAGGCACACTGGACTGAGTTGTTCCCTTTAGCTGGTGAAAACTTTCTAAACTGCTGATCTGATTATGGCCCTTCTTCGAGGCCTTGGGTGGTCACCTATTGCTCCAGGGCCCTGCCTGGTCTGACCCCAATTGGCTCTGTCCCTTGCAGACACAGTGGCCATGGCAGGCTTGGCCTTCACCTGTCTAGAGCACTCCAACCTCAACCCCGATCGGAAACACCAGATCACCCGGGCCATTGAGAACATACGAGAGAAGATCCTAAAGGCCCAGACCCCTGAGGGCTACTTTGGAAATGTCTACAGCACCCCTCTGGCACTACAGGTAGGAAGGAGAGCTTGGGGCCATAGCCCACCCTGGTGTTTGGTGGGAGGTGGCCTGGTCAGAGGCTGGAAGACCTGCCCCCTCCATGCCAGCTGACCCACctcacctcctccttctcttccccgtTCTGTCACCAGTTACTGATGAAGTCCTCCATGCCTGGGGTGGAGCTGGGCACAGCGTGCCTTAAGGCAAGGGCTGCTCTGTTGGCCAGTGTGCAGGATGGGGCCTTCCAGAATGCTCTCATGATTTCCCAGCTGCTGCCTGTCCTGAATGGCAAGAGCTATGTGGATCTCATCTCCCCAGACTGTGAGGCACCAAGAGGTAGCTAGGCCTTTCAGGGGAGCCCTGTTCTTTTCAGTCTGCAGGGCCCTTCCTGAAGTCTGCATGTGTCAGGGAAGGGAAGTTGCTTAGTCCTGATTTGCTGAGTCAACGGGGGTTTGGGGGTGCACGTGGGACATACTGTCAGCTAAGATGCAGTCACAGCTTCTAGAAAGCCACAGTATGAGGAGAGAGATACCAAATAGAGAGCTCTGGGTGGGCCATGAATCTGCAGCCCCTTGCATGATGCCCGGTATAgaaatgtttgaatgaatgaatgggagagaCACATTTTGGGTAGCTCTGATACATCGTAATGAGTTCCAATTAGCAGCTTGAATCAGGGCTTCATGTGGGAGAAGGACTTGAGTTGGAGAGTGGGATCTGCTAGTGGAGGAAGAAAGTAgcaagggcagaggagagaggaggcagcaAGAACAAAGGCACCGAGGTGGAAAAGACTGAAATTTTGGGGAAGGTCTTACTAGAGAGTAGGGTCTGGGAGAATCAGCTGGGCTTACAGGCAGGAGAATGAAGAGGGAAGACCTTCGGAGGTAACAGGAGGTCATATGAATAAATGCATGTTCTAGAAAGAGCCCTCTGGGGTGCTATGTGGGGTGCTATGTGGGAAGGGGGATACTGGAGGCAGAAAAACCAGTGAGGGGCCCAACTTTGGGCAGCTGGGGGACTGGGGGGCTAAGGGACAGGGGAGGCTGGGATGGCAGCTGGTGGTGCTGGCTGAGATGGGACCAAGGGGCAGGAAGTGGTTCTGACGAGCCACAGTGTCTtcgagggaagaaaggaagaccaACACCTGGCTCCTTGCCCTCACACCaactgccccttcctctctccctgacaTAGTCACGTTGAAACCAGTTGTGGAGACCCCTTCACCGACCCAAGAGGTCATCAGTGTCGTGCTGAACGTCCCCAGTGTCTCGCCACCATACATAAACTCCATCTCTGTCCCTGCTGGGTCCTCCTTGGAAGATGTCCTTAAGAAGGCCCAGAAGCTCAGAGGATTCATGTGagacccccacctcccagccctcaCCCCCTCCTGACCCCACATCCCTGAAACAGAACTTGGATGGGACGAGGATGGAAGAGAATGTTCCCTCAAGAGAGGTG
This genomic window contains:
- the TCN2 gene encoding transcobalamin-2, yielding MGHLGVLLFLLGGLGALADICEIPQVDSKLVERLGQRLLPWMDWLSLEHLNPSIYVGLRLSSLQAGAREAFYLHILKLSYQHSLLGLTFNDDNSDYQDKPSMGQLALYLLALRANCELVEGRKGDRLVSQLKRFLEDEKKAIGHNNKGQPHTSYYQYGLGILALCVHQKRLHDSVVGKLLYAVEHEQHLHQGHLSVDTVAMAGLAFTCLEHSNLNPDRKHQITRAIENIREKILKAQTPEGYFGNVYSTPLALQLLMKSSMPGVELGTACLKARAALLASVQDGAFQNALMISQLLPVLNGKSYVDLISPDCEAPRVTLKPVVETPSPTQEVISVVLNVPSVSPPYINSISVPAGSSLEDVLKKAQKLRGFMYGTQNTLSGPFLTSVMGKEAGEREFWQLLRAPDTPLLQGIAEYTPKDGETIELRLATW